From one Esox lucius isolate fEsoLuc1 chromosome 11, fEsoLuc1.pri, whole genome shotgun sequence genomic stretch:
- the snrnp25 gene encoding U11/U12 small nuclear ribonucleoprotein 25 kDa protein has translation MESTQSPHQDKELSVKEEKLAEIEINISQMEHEQPEEVEEEEEDEEALPHSEFLDIFQEGLARLVQDPLLCDLPIQVTLEEVNSQVALEYGQAMTVRVCKADGEVMPIVVVQNATVLDLKKAIQRFMELKQQREGGVKHVSWRYVWRTFHLVFQGQKLDDDKIKLKDYGIRNRDEVTFMKRLRKK, from the exons ATGGAGAGCACCCAGTCCCCTCACCAGGATAAGGAACTGTCTGTAAAGGAAGAAAAGTTAGCAGAGATAGAAATAAATATTAGCCAAATGGAGCATGAACAACCTGAGGAGgttgaagaggaagaggaggacgaaGAAGCACTTCCACACTCAGAATTCCTGGACATCTTTCAAGAAGGGCTGGCTCGACTTGTGCAGGACCCTTTACTCTGTGACCTTCCCATTCAG GTGACCCTAGAGGAGGTGAATTCTCAGGTGGCCTTGGAGTATGGACAGGCCATGACCGTCCGTGTGTGCAAGGCAGATGGGGAAGTAATGC CGATAGTGGTTGTGCAGAATGCTACGGTGCTGGACCTGAAGAAGGCCATCCAAAGGTTTATGGAGCTCAAACAACAGCGGGAGGGAGGTGTGAAGCATGTTAGCTG GAGGTATGTATGGAGAACCTTTCATCTCGTGTTTCAGGGACAAAAGCTTGACGATgacaaaattaaattaaaggA CTATGGGATCAGAAACAGAGATGAAGTGACATTCATGAAGAGACTGAGGAAGAAGTGA
- the LOC109616314 gene encoding cell death-inducing p53-target protein 1 homolog isoform X2, translating to MELDMVSLSLKIQQLHDRRDMLKVLQEFRNRSNLNSTVGSKEQAEIQQIDQELQELFQKKRELQETEDKVYNHMRTKEDYITSMGGVSVLPDPSVVYVEAPPSIPAPEVILDIMKLPPVSSRTQCPECRQFITTEIVTSIGDAACLACVTISLFGCVAGCCLIPFCIDNFKDVTHRCPRCRSSIITIKKL from the exons ATGGAGCTAGATATGGTCTCCCTGTCATTAAAGATACAGCAGCTGCATGACCGCAGGGACATGCTGAAAGTCCTGCAGGAATTCAGAAACCGCTCCAACCTCAACAGCACAG TGGGCTCCAAGGAGCAGGCTGAGATTCAACAAATTGACCAGGAATTACAGGAGCTGTTTCAGAAGAAGAGAGAGCTGCAGGAGACCGAAGACAAGGTTTATAATCACATGAGAACAAAAG AGGATTACATCACCAGTATGGGTGGGGTGTCAGTTCTCCCTGACCCCTCTGTTGTCTATGTTGAAGCTCCACCCTCTATTCCAG CTCCGGAGGTGATCCTGGACATCATGAAGCTTCCTCCCGTCTCGTCTCGGACCCAGTGCCCAGAGTGCCGACAGTTCATCACTACAGAGATTGTCACCTCCATCGGCGATGCAGCCTGTCTGGCCTGTGTCACAATTTCTCTGTTTGG ctGTGTGGCAGGTTGCTGCCTGATCCCTTTCTGCATTGACAACTTCAAAGATGTCACACATAGATGTCCTAGGTGTCGAAGTTCTATAATCACCATCAAAAAGCTCTGA
- the LOC109616314 gene encoding cell death-inducing p53-target protein 1 homolog isoform X1 — protein sequence MELDMVSLSLKIQQLHDRRDMLKVLQEFRNRSNLNSTAVGSKEQAEIQQIDQELQELFQKKRELQETEDKVYNHMRTKEDYITSMGGVSVLPDPSVVYVEAPPSIPAPEVILDIMKLPPVSSRTQCPECRQFITTEIVTSIGDAACLACVTISLFGCVAGCCLIPFCIDNFKDVTHRCPRCRSSIITIKKL from the exons ATGGAGCTAGATATGGTCTCCCTGTCATTAAAGATACAGCAGCTGCATGACCGCAGGGACATGCTGAAAGTCCTGCAGGAATTCAGAAACCGCTCCAACCTCAACAGCACAG CAGTGGGCTCCAAGGAGCAGGCTGAGATTCAACAAATTGACCAGGAATTACAGGAGCTGTTTCAGAAGAAGAGAGAGCTGCAGGAGACCGAAGACAAGGTTTATAATCACATGAGAACAAAAG AGGATTACATCACCAGTATGGGTGGGGTGTCAGTTCTCCCTGACCCCTCTGTTGTCTATGTTGAAGCTCCACCCTCTATTCCAG CTCCGGAGGTGATCCTGGACATCATGAAGCTTCCTCCCGTCTCGTCTCGGACCCAGTGCCCAGAGTGCCGACAGTTCATCACTACAGAGATTGTCACCTCCATCGGCGATGCAGCCTGTCTGGCCTGTGTCACAATTTCTCTGTTTGG ctGTGTGGCAGGTTGCTGCCTGATCCCTTTCTGCATTGACAACTTCAAAGATGTCACACATAGATGTCCTAGGTGTCGAAGTTCTATAATCACCATCAAAAAGCTCTGA